Genomic window (Alnus glutinosa chromosome 9, dhAlnGlut1.1, whole genome shotgun sequence):
TTGACAgtgtccccccaaactaccaaaagattgtcaatgtatcccccaaaggccaaaaaaagacaaaaataaccttacaatttttttaataaaacaaaaatacccatataaattccaaaaaataattttttctttttttttttttcttttttctttttttttttaatttttaaatttggccacccttggtttatttgtattttttttttagtttttttttaattattattattttttattttattaagcgtattttcgtcattggggaatattgacaatttttagtagtttagaaAGACATTGTCCAAATTTAAAGTTTAAGGAGACATTATCAATTGGGTAATAGTTTAAAGAAGGTAAATGAACTttaccattataaaattatgcACCGCTTCAAAAACAGAACCTAAAAAGAGAAGTTGTTATATTCACATAATCAATGGTCAATCACAATAATCGAAAGGTCGCATATTCCAATATAATTGCACAGGGAGAAGAACAAGTGATCTTATGGGGATTAGAATAATGTGCATAATGTGTAAAAATTAAGTACAGCTATTGCACTTCAAATTTCTATGAATCTTTAATCCAACTCTTCGACAGTAGAAACACATACGTGGAAGATTGATAAAGTATACATTCAATAATTGATTGTAGTTTTGCTGCACATGTAATTTGTTTCTGAGTTTAGTAGCTGCTGTTTGTAGTAGTCTGATGGGTTTGTTCTTATTCTCTATTTGAGAATTAGTTCCGGTCTTCATTGGAGGGTCTGTAAACGTTTTGAGTTTGGTTTATAATagttttaattcatccaaaaaaaaaaaaaaaaatagtatacaTTAAATACATTATACAAATTTCAATGAACATTTCCCCCTAGCTGCATCAGAGTCACTgcaactaattaataattaaagatATGTCAATAATTAAGAGTTGTGAATATCCTAGAGTTCGAGACACACAGAAATGGTTATAAGAGGCCATTTGATTCAAGGCATTTTGGATTCCTATGAAAGCCCACATGCAAATAAGATGCTTGGAAATGTGGGCGTTCCTCATTTGGGTTGATGTGTAAAGTTACATTTGCCATTACAGTCATGCCTTAAAGAAAACGTGGGGATCCAATTATGTggatcaattttttgttttgatttatattgaaaggaaaaaagcaagAGATTTTCATGACAAACCTGGAGGTGTTGCGTTTGATCATAACTACAACTAATGCCTCGGCTACTGACTGTTGAGTGCTGGTCTTCGACGATATTCATTTCCAAGATACAGTTTAGGGAAGGTCTTGAAAAGAATGTCATCAACATGTTTGTAATACCATATCCTCCATCTCTTCCAAAACATAAGGGGCCCAACTAcaaatccaaacccaaaaacaaatccCAGTTCAGCACTTACGTAATTCCAGTCGATCATACTCTTATGAGGTTCTTCAAATGTTGGAGGTGACAATCGTGGCTCCTCATGTGAGCACTGTGATTTCAAAGGCAAACCACATAATCTTTCGTTTCCTTTGAAGGAATTTTCAGAAAATGTAGCAAATTGCTTGATGAGTGGAATTTGTCCCACCAATTGGTTTAATGAAAGGTTTAGGACTGACAGGAAAATAAGACCATTGGCGAGTTGCACAGGAATCTTACCGGTAAGCTTATTGTTTGACAAGTCCAAAGACTCAAGATTACTCAATTTTCCCAAAGATGCTGGGATTTGACCCGTTAAAGTATTGTGCGACAGGTTAAGAATATACAACAATGTGAGTTCTCCAATTTCTTCAGGTATAGGACCGTCAAACTTGTTGCAAGAGAAGTCAAGGTTCGTGAAGATAGTTAGGATCTTCACCAGCTCCAACTCTAAACCTTTGATAGTAATTGCTATCGTATCTTGATAGTACAAATCACCAATACTAATCTCGATGTACTTGAGCCTTGAGTGCGCCTCATGTGCACGATCAATCATTGCCATGCAAGACAAAAAAAGCATTACTGGAAGGTTACCAGTAAAATTATTTGAAGCTACGTCAACAATTTGAAGCATCGGCCAGGAGGAATTAAGCTTTGGATGAGAAATGGGCCCGTAGAATTTGTTAGATCTCAAAACAAGGACCCTCAAGGATGTGTGGTTCAAGTAAAATGGGAAGGTATCCTCGATGTGGTTATTCCCAATGTCCAAGACCTCCAACCAAGAGCAATTGGCCAAAGATTTTGGTAACCCTCCTTCTAGTTGGTTTTTATTGAGAGCTAAAGTTTGTAAACCACAATTATCTGGAAATGCATCAGGAATTGTGCTGTTGAGTTTGTTTTTCCTTAGATTCAGCACCTCTAGATGTATACCACTCATTTCAATCAAGCATTGGGGAATTTTGCCACTGAAGGAATTATTGGACAGATCTATAATTTCAAGTTCTGTAGCATTGCATATTGTTCTAGGAATGCTCCCGTAGAATTTATTACTCGAAAGGGACAAGAAGCTGGTGCAAGCAAGGGATTGACCAATGCTTGTTGGTAGCTCTCCATCGATTTGGTTGTTTGAAAGGTCTAGAAAGTATAAAAAAGATTGGTTTCTCAAGAAAGCAGGAAATTTTTTCAACTTGCAAGAAGCGAGAATTAATGTATCAAGGTGAAAGGATAATGAAAGGTTAAAATCATTATATTCAGTCAACAAGTTGATGTGAGAAAGATCAAGGTAGTAAAGATTTTTTAACGGCCAAATCACACTAAGGTCCAGGGAGTTGTTAAATTTGTTTGAACCAAGTGATAGGATTTCAAGACCTCGGAATTCAAAGATAGACATGGGTATTGGTCCTTCCAACTGGTTGTTACCCAAATAAACACATCTTAGTACGTAAGAAGAAACATTGGAAAATTCTTTGAGTTGACCAGAAAATTGGTTGGACGAGAGACTTAAATATTGCAATGATGGAAGGGAAAATAGAGAAACTGGAATATTCCCATTCAGtgaatttccatccaagtaaAGATTTTCCAATTTCAAAAGTTCTTCCCACTGAGTGGAAGTAATCTGACCAGTAAGATTATTGTAAGAAATGTGTAGCAAGGTTAGATTCTTGGCCATGCTAAATACTGGAATTGATCCGCTAAACATGTTCGATGACATGTCCAAATAGACCAATTGTGTGAGGCTAGCCAATGAGTTTGGAATTGATCCGTTGAAATTACAATTCTGAATATCTATTGTTGACAACATTTTAAGATTGCCAATAGAATATGGCAATGTCCCAGAAAAATTTGTTCTCCCAAGCACCATGGTTCGAAGAGATCCATTTGGAGGAAATTCTGGCAAAGAACCTTGCAAATCATTGTATGATAAGTCAAGAGTTTGTAGCGTTGGAACTTGAAAGATCTGTTTTGGACATGTTCCATTCAACCCAGAAGAGGAGACTTCCAAAGATGTTAGGTTTTTGAaatctgtaaaaaaaattggaactgGAGAAGAAAAGTGGTTCCAATTTAAACGAATAATTGAGAGGGACTTGAGATTCCGTAACGATGAATCAATAGGGCCTGAAAGATTGCAGTGTGACAAGCTCAACACTCTCAGATTTGGCAACGAAGATGATAAGGCGTGACACCACTCCTTACCTTGGGCTGATATAACTACACCATCAAGATGAAGTTCGATAAGCTCCGAAAGGTTCTGAACGAGCATATTTAAATTTGGATTCTCAAGTGTCAATGGGGCATAAATATCATCGTAGGTGTAATAATTGCTAGATAAATCAAGAGTAACCAACCTTGTCAAACGCGAAATTGCAATAGGAATCTGCCCTGCAAAGCCAACGTATGATAGATTCAGATAACTCAAATTCGCCAGCTTGTCAAATTGTGATGGAATCTGAGAAGAGTTGAAGTTGTTGTCAGCCAAACTCAGGCTCTGGAGATGCTGAAGACTGAAGAGACTGCTTGAATCGTCAAGTCCATCCGAGATGGATTCACTGCTCAGGTCGAGACCAATAACACGTCCCTCATGACAGGTTACGCCTTCCCAAGAACAGCAATCAACACTTTGATTCCACTTAACAAGTTTGTTGGACGTCATAAAAGGATGGAATGTAAGGTTGTTCTTCAATTGCAGCAACAAGGACTGCTGATTGCCAAAACATTGGCCAGACACGCCAAAGACGCAAATGCTAATTAGGAAAAGTGAGTAAATGGGGATCAAGAAAAGCCACGAAAAAACCGCAAGTGATGTCATTGCAGGGAATGGAAGAGGTGGTACTGATATTAATTAATGGTGGATTATTCAGGATGGTATGAATTTGTTTTGCGTGTGATTAAATATATAGATGGTCGGGGGTTGTGGCCATGCACGAATCAGGCAATTAAGTAAAGTTCCGCGAAGACGACTTTTTGACCAGTAACTCTGAGTCGTCCTAACTCGTACGTGGCCgagcaagaggaagaaaatgaaataagagaagagagagcttttacgtacttaattaattagctccTCTCATACGTTTTGGAAGAAGTgaagaaaagtcaaaagaaattaataattgCATCAAACGCCAACCACCATATATCAAATTAAATCAATTGGTACGTACCGTAACGTAGCCTTTATTTATCGCCACTGCGCGCTATATTAATTTATTGCCCAACTTCTTTTTTGTctgattattaattaaatggacACATGAGTTTAACATTTCAGAAAATATGGCTCCGTTTCTTTAAGTATGGGAAAAAGACTAACATTTCACCTGCCCTCTGACGTGGCACTCATTTTCCTTTGTAAAAATTCTGCACATTTCTcgttcacatttttttttaaaaaaaaataaataaataaataaaggaaaaaaaaaatacaatttcttttaaaggaaaacaaaaaaaatgttaggattttgtaattggtcagaatttaacaaaatttgtaaaaatactcatgcctgaatctttgaaaaattttataattttttattttttaacagcaAATTCTAACAGAGTACCTTTAAGTGAGACATTTGGAAACATGGATTCCCCAATTtaagacgtttgctagttcagtacccttatctcaaaacgacgtataattcgataccattttgtgaagttaCCCCTCAAAATTAAGTTCAAATCTTCTCTCGCTCCTCATAGTTACTATATGACACTGCATATCATTAGACAGTAACGTTTTGGAAGTGGTGGATTATGATAGCAGGCGAAAGATGGAGGaagatttattgaaaataacatttttggaaaaaatacaatttaacttTTCAAATTACCATTCTTTCTCTGGATGACCCCAAACTACTAAGGCTTGCATTCTAatcccccaaactatcaaaaactttgaaaaatgtctattttgacgaaatattcccataatatCCCTattacgtgtcatttttcaattaaaaaattaaaaaaaatcgaaataattaaaaaaaaatacaataaaaaatcataatcatCCAAATTTTCAGCAATATTCCTATCATTTTAGAACATCACACTTGTGATTCTATACAACAAATTTCCAAATAGGTCAAAAAGTTTCAGACTCATCTTCTCTCACTCCTCACAGTTATTATACGACACTGCATATCATTAGATAGTAACGTTTTGGAAGCGGTGGATTTTGATAGTAGGCGAAAGATGGAGGaagatttattgaaaataacatttttggaaaaaatataatttagttttTCAACATTTCTTTAGATGATCCTCAAACTATTGAGGCTTGCATTCTTatctctcaaactactaaaaacttgaaaaatgccaattttgacgaaatattcACATAATAcccatgccacgtgtcatttttcaattaaaaattaataaaaatttaaaaaaaaaaatcaaaaaattcgaaataattaaaaaacatacaaaaaaaaaatcaataacttttttttattttttttttaaaaaaattaaaaaaataaataaatcggtTTCTAACGAAAAAAATAGACAGTAACCAAAAGGGTGTGGGAAAAATCAAATCGCTGTTGATAAATAACGCCACCCCGAATgggctagtttggcaacccatttccattctctctatttcttttcacttctcccaaaaatatcaaatcaaaaacattttaatttttttacactttttatatcacatcaactatattttattattattcaaataataaaattcactacaaaataaaattttttcacttttctataaaacattcttaaattttatatcacatcaatcacttcttattctACGACACATAAACATTTCACAATAtaattacttatcaaacaaGCAATGAAGGAGGTCTGGAGGATGAGGCGAGGAAAGTTCCAGTAACATGACTTTTTGACGTGTGACTCTGAGTCGTTGTACGTGGCGGaccaaaaggaagaaaatgaagtaaGAGAAGAGAGACCTTTTACTTAATTAGCGCCTGTCATACgttttggaagaagaagaagaaaagtcagGAAATTAatgtgacatatatatataataattgccTCAAACGCCAACCACCATCATTTGTCTGATTAAATGGACACATGACTTTGACATTTCAGAAAATATGGCTCCGTCTGTTTCAATTAAATGCTAAAAcaaaaagagataaaagataaatagtttaaatattattttaaataaatgttagaggAATGAGagatgaaatatataattttttatactaaaataACGCTAATTAAGGGAGGAATCACTTTTGCTTCCGTAGACGTAGGGTACAACTTTTGGTTATTTTGATATTTCATTAGTTTATggaacaataaaaaatttaattcaagTGGATTTTAAGAAGTTTTCTTTACATGTAGGGAATGCGATGATGAGATTTATAAAAGTTGCTGCTAGTTAGTGCTCTTAGTAGCTAATTAATTACCAAATCACTCATACTCAAAGAAATGTAAACCAATATTTCTTAAACTTAATCATTTACAAACCCATAATAAGAAAATGGCATTCTAGAAATTGAAGTACCGTTTCTAATCGACTAGGCTagaattacaaacaaaaacagaaaatataacACAATCAAGCCTATTTCATTCTATTTCAATCTATACCAATCATTCTTCTCATTTTATGGGaggtaaaattataaattaagtttttatttgattatattgtTATAATCTCTAAATTTCTTACACACGTAGAAATGAACAGTCAAAATACAGAATTGTTACGGAGAGAGAATACATAGGCTAGAAAGTGTCGAAACTCCCACACAAGAAGAGACAAAATGCACTCATAATTTTCCTTTCTAATATTTAGGATCGCCTTCCTCttgatttacttttttttcatttggggtcTCAACGACCCAAGTGGCCGACCTATTGGGAATGCCTATCTTATGGATTGGATGGGATTGGGTTTAGCTTGTCATTGtcctttaataaaataaaaaataaaaaaaatatcgtCATGTCCAAAGGAGAGGTGGTTGAGCAGTTGGCCTATTAGAATCACCCATTACATCTGTTAGTGAATCTGATCAAGTTGATAAACATGCATGCCACTACAGCAAATGATGCACTCTGCTCAACGATAATGATCAAGGCTCCCAAGTGCTTTCCACACCTACTCTGTTTCCTCTAGTGATCAATCATGAGCGCCCATCTACTCGACATGTGGTTTGGCAAATTATACACACAAAATCTCAAAAACTCCAGAACTTAAACTATTACATGGAAGGTATGGTTACAAGTTCATACTGCTAATGCTTAATtggaatgaaaaaaatatatatatacttttgtttATTTCAGCAACTGCTGCGCTCCACTTCGATTCCTTAGAACTTCAACTTTCATTTGTTACTAGgtcaatttaatattttctatcaatgaattttagatttttaagataagttgtgatttaaaaTGTATAAAATTTATAGGAGTGAACGGCTGAAAATGTTAGGTTGCAATGCATTCACATACACTATAGTGACGACTGTGCAGtgcaattaaataattaatggtTGCAAGGTTAATTTGGTTCATGTTTAGAcggtaaaaaacaaaaacaaaaacaaaaaagtcaaaGGTTTGTTTTATATTCTCTAGACGGTGTTGTACGCCTGTACCATATGTGCTGATTATTTGCTTCGAGCTAAGAGAGATTCGTAGTTATCTGTTGAAGAATGAACAAAATTGCTATCGTGCTTTCAAAGTCAATTTATCAGAAGCTTCCATCAAACAAATTTATCTAATTGTTTCCcaagaaaattaaaagcaatttattaattgaaaattaagcaagaatttcaGTCACTTTCACTGTAAAaggttttattatttgatttttatattttatgatgttcaaaaaaaaagaatcggATTGATCGAACGTGGAATGTAAAGGAAAAAGATGATGAATGCGAAATACTGCATTCAATATACTGAAAAAGATAATAAACCTGTCCGTTTGGGTATtcgatttttgaaatcataatttaattcttatttggtgtgcgaattttgaggtttaactttatgagataaaattagaaaaagttgaataaaatataatttgtttttgaaaaagttgaaaataaaatatggtttttttaagaaaaaaaaaaaagaaaaagaagcaaatattATAACAAGTAGAAAACGTTTTATACTTGCATCCAAACAGATAAGTCTCCAAATTACAGGTAATTGTTACTATTTTGATTCTTACCTTTATCTACCCGTTGGAGCCCATACATACAAACCCCATTATGTTAGAATACTCTAAAAGAATTTACAGCAGCTCCTATCCGCCCCCAAAACGCATAAAAGACCATATGAAACGCAGGCTGATAAAATGCATACAACACAAAAAGATGCTCAACGTAAAATGCAAGGACAAAGGAATTCATTTGGTTTTCAGTAGGTGATGGGATCGAGCCGAATTTCTCTATGGTTTGATTGTTGGCACCCAAATGGGACATTGATTAACAGATATGGTTTTCGACCTATATATGATGCTGGAAGTTGCCTGGAAGTTCGGGTGTCTTCTATAATTCGAAATGGAGATTGGTTCTTGCCGAGTGCCAGATCAAATGTTCTAGTTGATATTCAAAGTAAGATATCTGAAGTGGTTCTTGGAGATACAGATTTACCGATTTGGAAATCTCGAAGGGGCTTGTATAATTGTTCTAGTTGAGATACAGTTTCAGACTTATGTAGGTTGGAACGATACCtttcaatgataaagccctatAATCGTAATGGTGTCCACGAAGAAGAAATAACTCTATGGCACACATCCTATATATAGTCCCACCTTCAGGAATCAAAGATTAAAAAGGTACTTAGCAACCATTAATTGATAAAAACTTCAGGAGCTACGTACAAAGGTTAAAGGGTTATGTGGTAAACTCGATAAAAAGTCGTTCTAGCTAGCCTATAGTGGTGGCTTAGACACATCTGTCATTGTCCCATGGCTAAGGTATGTATCCTGTTTTATAGTCCCTGTTTTCTGGCTTGGAACATTCCCCCTAGGGTTTTTTGTCAACTAAGTACACAGGGTTCTTTAGTTCTACTCTTCTTCCCAATTTAATAGGTATTCgaatatgaaaaatgctacttttACAACACTCACATAACACACATAACAccccttcacatgagggtgggcccaaGAGACTTGAGCCCACCCTCATATGAGGggtgttgtgtgtgttgtgtAGGTATTATACAGCAATCAAACCCCTTGGAATGTATACATCTATGGGAGTATGAAACTAGATATCACgtgctcttttcttttaatgGAAATTCATGTCCTgcagttttaaaatatttattttatgaaggggaagagagagagagcagttaGCTTAGAAGAGATAAGGGAAAATAGCGTACAGTTTGTGGGCACTGTATGTTGGAGTAATTAATGGAGATGACTTCCATATAAGTTAAGTATTCGAGTATTGACTTTGGGTCTAAGGAACTATTGATAATTTTACCTGATCAAATGTTCTATATATGtttgacattttctttttcaaattttcttaaatatttacaaagaaaaagaaacttgtGGAGTACTGGATGCTGCTTGCTTTCTTTTTAATCGTTATATGCTGCTTTGCTTATGTAaatgaattgtttatttttttatttatattttttttttctaactttcCCATTGCAGGGAGAACCATGGCTGTGAAGTTGTTTGCTTCATGGCGGATGTTGGTTAGGTATGTTACGTTACAATATCTGCTTGCTATATTCCTTCTAGCATTATTCTGCTTTGTAAACATCGAATAAATGAGTAATATTGTTAGAAGGAAAACCCATGTCTTCTTAGTGTCTTtctaaaattaatgtgacttttaaaatcaccatcaaaTATATGTTTTTCTTGGAAGAACATGTAATTGTAATAAGTACATGtatttagttaaaaaataaaaataaaaaaaaatctatttaatCGTTTCATGCTCTATAACAAAGGATTGTattagaattttaattaaataattaaatttatttatttattaattaaattttttaaaataattgatcatttaatatgatatcaaagcattaacctcacatttcaaataaatgttttgTATGTTAGGCTTCACTTATTACTTAAAAGCTTCACttcacattttaattaaatattttatatatcgGACCTTAcctaaaaaaaagtttaactcaatatttagaaaaaaaaatgaaaatattaattaaatgattaaattttacttaaattttaGGATAACCGGTATTCCTAATacaaacattataaaaaaaataaataaataaaataaagacagaAGATAGTTAAGAGCATCTTCttgtttttctcaattttaggtttatttttttgggtgttcTCCCATTTGGGAGATGCTAATTGTGTACTTGTTATTGGTCTGGGGTTGGATGACAGAGCAAAAGCCCACTCATTTGTGTCTCTTTCTTGACTTAATTTCCGTTCAGGTGCACGCGTGAAGCAATTAAAGTCATATTGCAACTCCCATTAAATGCGCCTGATTCCATTTTCTCTCACTTTTTGCCAATATCCCTTGCTAATAAGGTCAGAGTACCTTAAACACAAGTGTTCATGCCATTgctctctctataaataggcacaTAGGTATTACGGCCCCCTTTGTCTCGCCATTCCATTTTTCTCCCTCTCAAACACTACAGTGACTTAATAATTAAAATGTCCATCGTTACCTCGGGAGTCGGGACCAATGAGTCCCAATGGCTACTTTCTCTGTTTTACAAAAGTTTTTCACAATTATGTCATATTAGAACAAtttttcaacccaaaaaaaatatatttataatcattaacaaacataattttaaagtttCTAGTCTATTTTAAGCTATAGTTTGTTAATAAAGTTTAGCTCCACCAACATTTTGAGAGCATTATCACCTCTCTTCACCTCgatgtttttcttttggaatttcCTATTATTGTAGGAGTATGAATTAATCAAGCTATATTTGTTAAATATAAAAGTGTTCATCGCTGAAATTGTCTGGACCAAACGCACTTTTAGGTTGTTATATAAAAGCAGCCAAATTATAAGTTTAGAAAATTCTGGAGTCTAGTATATATATCCTAGGCTTTTGGCAAATCGGActaccaaattaattaaataatagcACAATGATCACGTACAGTATAATTACATATGCAAATTAAATATGAGTTCAAAGGGAATATGAGTATAGCTGGGATTTATTTCAAGGCCATTtcaattaattgaaaa
Coding sequences:
- the LOC133876889 gene encoding receptor-like protein 6, which produces MTSLAVFSWLFLIPIYSLFLISICVFGVSGQCFGNQQSLLLQLKNNLTFHPFMTSNKLVKWNQSVDCCSWEGVTCHEGRVIGLDLSSESISDGLDDSSSLFSLQHLQSLSLADNNFNSSQIPSQFDKLANLSYLNLSYVGFAGQIPIAISRLTRLVTLDLSSNYYTYDDIYAPLTLENPNLNMLVQNLSELIELHLDGVVISAQGKEWCHALSSSLPNLRVLSLSHCNLSGPIDSSLRNLKSLSIIRLNWNHFSSPVPIFFTDFKNLTSLEVSSSGLNGTCPKQIFQVPTLQTLDLSYNDLQGSLPEFPPNGSLRTMVLGRTNFSGTLPYSIGNLKMLSTIDIQNCNFNGSIPNSLASLTQLVYLDMSSNMFSGSIPVFSMAKNLTLLHISYNNLTGQITSTQWEELLKLENLYLDGNSLNGNIPVSLFSLPSLQYLSLSSNQFSGQLKEFSNVSSYVLRCVYLGNNQLEGPIPMSIFEFRGLEILSLGSNKFNNSLDLSVIWPLKNLYYLDLSHINLLTEYNDFNLSLSFHLDTLILASCKLKKFPAFLRNQSFLYFLDLSNNQIDGELPTSIGQSLACTSFLSLSSNKFYGSIPRTICNATELEIIDLSNNSFSGKIPQCLIEMSGIHLEVLNLRKNKLNSTIPDAFPDNCGLQTLALNKNQLEGGLPKSLANCSWLEVLDIGNNHIEDTFPFYLNHTSLRVLVLRSNKFYGPISHPKLNSSWPMLQIVDVASNNFTGNLPVMLFLSCMAMIDRAHEAHSRLKYIEISIGDLYYQDTIAITIKGLELELVKILTIFTNLDFSCNKFDGPIPEEIGELTLLYILNLSHNTLTGQIPASLGKLSNLESLDLSNNKLTAICYIF